A window of Dehalococcoidia bacterium contains these coding sequences:
- a CDS encoding GH3 auxin-responsive promoter, translating into MLYLLLGALGFPIFHLVDIAAIKRIAWAKPLSWISGCGLIASGAILACLSPDKFILPVWAVICGWILFTASMFQLLHSLFINLPFYKTYFKVGVSDELVTSGLYAVVRHPGVYGLGVALFSLVLVSQSRLMLDAALVWMAIDIVVVAIQDRFFFERMFCSYADYRKNTPMLVPNWRSLTRYATDITLKDLDTRRDVTMNKVADLFAQGKYDEVWQICCGFLDLSIADFMRIQNRLLLEQIGLLKRCELGQRVMDGANPETVEEFRDCVPLTTYADYAPYLLKRRMDVLPKKPLLWQYTSGKSGEYAYRWAPITARAFDEIEPLVFAMMILAAANKRGEVNFHKNDRVLYSMAPPPYATGTIVRAFPHELFTMLPPVAEAERMPFEERMKKGFDMALSEGLDMSICMSSVAVAIGQRFSRHAQEKSDMKSWLKKNPKALVRLAGGILKAKLNHRALMPRDLWKLKGLVTFGIDGEVFREKIKDMWGCYPLDFHGCTEAPVIAMQAWDHSGMTFVPHLNFLEFIPEKDALRSREDIAFKPRTFLMNELEPGNYELVITSLHGGPFIRYRLGHMVKILSRRNDNLNIDIPQMSFVARIDDQIDIAGFTRLGEKIIWRAIENSRLEYVDWVARKEMREKPILHLYVEMKGDDRNTPVEKIAESIHAELKLLDTPYAELESFIGLRPLMITLLPEGAFKTYELRQKAAGADLAHVKATHINPGEETISFLVDTSVSVKARTAAQNASV; encoded by the coding sequence ATGTTGTACTTGTTGTTGGGCGCTCTGGGTTTCCCTATCTTTCACTTGGTGGACATCGCAGCCATCAAGCGAATTGCCTGGGCTAAGCCGCTGTCATGGATAAGCGGATGCGGCCTGATAGCATCCGGTGCCATTCTTGCCTGTCTGTCGCCGGACAAGTTTATCCTTCCGGTATGGGCTGTCATATGCGGCTGGATTCTTTTTACGGCCTCGATGTTTCAATTGCTGCATTCCCTGTTCATTAACCTTCCTTTTTATAAAACCTACTTCAAGGTCGGCGTGAGCGATGAGCTTGTTACGAGCGGCCTGTATGCTGTCGTGAGGCATCCCGGCGTATACGGGCTGGGTGTTGCGCTTTTTTCTCTAGTTCTGGTATCGCAATCCAGACTGATGCTGGATGCGGCGCTGGTCTGGATGGCGATAGATATCGTCGTTGTGGCAATACAGGACAGGTTCTTTTTTGAGCGCATGTTTTGTAGCTATGCAGATTATCGCAAGAACACGCCGATGTTAGTTCCCAACTGGCGGAGTCTGACCAGATATGCCACTGATATTACATTGAAAGATCTCGACACGAGGAGGGACGTCACCATGAATAAAGTAGCTGATTTATTCGCCCAGGGTAAATACGATGAGGTATGGCAGATATGCTGCGGTTTTCTCGACCTGAGCATAGCTGATTTCATGCGTATTCAAAATCGGTTGTTGTTAGAACAAATAGGCTTGCTGAAGAGATGCGAACTCGGACAGCGCGTGATGGACGGTGCCAATCCGGAAACCGTTGAGGAATTCCGCGATTGCGTTCCCCTGACTACCTACGCCGATTACGCGCCTTATCTGCTTAAACGCCGTATGGATGTATTGCCCAAAAAACCCCTGTTATGGCAATATACTTCCGGCAAATCGGGTGAGTATGCCTACCGCTGGGCGCCGATAACTGCGCGCGCTTTCGATGAGATCGAGCCGCTGGTATTCGCCATGATGATTCTGGCGGCTGCTAACAAGCGCGGCGAGGTCAATTTTCACAAGAACGACAGGGTGCTCTACAGCATGGCGCCTCCCCCTTATGCCACCGGTACTATCGTGAGAGCCTTCCCGCACGAGCTATTCACCATGCTGCCTCCGGTGGCCGAAGCAGAAAGGATGCCGTTTGAGGAGCGCATGAAAAAAGGTTTCGATATGGCCCTCTCAGAGGGGCTGGATATGTCTATATGTATGTCCAGCGTCGCTGTTGCTATCGGGCAGCGATTCAGCCGACATGCTCAGGAAAAGAGCGATATGAAAAGCTGGCTTAAGAAAAATCCCAAAGCGCTCGTCAGATTGGCTGGCGGCATATTAAAAGCAAAATTGAACCATCGCGCATTGATGCCCAGGGATTTGTGGAAACTGAAGGGGCTGGTTACATTCGGTATCGACGGCGAAGTATTCCGCGAGAAAATCAAAGATATGTGGGGATGCTATCCGCTGGATTTCCACGGCTGCACTGAGGCCCCCGTTATCGCCATGCAGGCCTGGGACCATAGTGGAATGACATTCGTGCCGCATTTGAACTTTTTGGAGTTCATCCCGGAGAAAGACGCCCTGCGTTCGCGCGAAGACATTGCCTTCAAGCCGCGCACTTTTCTTATGAATGAACTGGAACCGGGCAATTACGAGCTGGTAATAACCAGCCTGCACGGCGGACCGTTTATACGTTATCGTCTGGGGCACATGGTCAAGATACTGTCGCGGCGAAACGATAATCTAAACATCGATATCCCCCAGATGAGTTTTGTGGCCCGCATAGACGATCAAATAGATATAGCAGGCTTTACCAGGTTGGGCGAAAAGATAATCTGGCGCGCCATTGAGAATAGCAGGCTGGAGTATGTGGACTGGGTGGCCCGTAAGGAAATGCGCGAAAAACCGATACTCCACCTTTATGTGGAAATGAAGGGCGATGACCGCAATACACCGGTTGAAAAAATTGCCGAATCGATACACGCAGAACTCAAACTACTTGACACGCCCTACGCTGAGCTCGAATCTTTTATCGGTTTGCGGCCGCTTATGATAACACTGCTTCCGGAAGGCGCTTTCAAAACCTATGAACTGCGCCAGAAAGCCGCCGGCGCAGATCTTGCCCACGTAAAGGCTACACATATCAACCCCGGGGAAGAAACCATTAGTTTTCTTGTGGACACTTCTGTTTCGGTCAAAGCCCGGACCGCTGCTCAAAACGCAAGCGTGTGA
- a CDS encoding radical SAM protein, translated as MPQIIDEMETSINMGNTEIIKSRVLIVTGFAPVRLPQLLDMGMPVGPISLLARMAGKSILQFSIPTVAPAVLATFLTERGVDVEIADYFIDTEKTYDADIVGISSTFMGVDDVKQIANKVEMDNPRAVIILGGPLSWSVPPDEILKIVPAIDYIVMREGEQTFLELIRAIEVGADTNHISGLVYKRGGSILKTIPRQPAPCESIRQPDWKLMGIPSTRRLPVLPVEASRGCPFNCAYCSEVSYWDKPVRYRSIESVVQELIRNVVELGIHTFRFTDSCFSAPPERCAQLCDTIYESCDKNGIALKWSSYARISSLNYSLLEKMKRSGCVALDIGVESGSTEMLRSMGRNYAPEAALKIARFARELGIITNFNIVVGFPGETRDSIMRTAELIETAAPDTYASFLFYMAPNTRVDGAHERFHIEGHGLNWKHDTMSSVEAQEGMLALDSYVGNSANFPGGEYFACYLSSLGYTVDEIRGFYHGITNLVKTPDDSSALATVGRVVESVRIYW; from the coding sequence TTGCCACAAATAATCGATGAAATGGAAACGAGTATAAATATGGGGAACACTGAAATAATTAAAAGCCGTGTTCTGATCGTAACCGGCTTTGCCCCGGTCAGACTGCCACAACTGCTGGATATGGGAATGCCGGTGGGGCCCATCAGCTTACTGGCGCGTATGGCCGGTAAATCGATACTTCAGTTTTCCATCCCTACCGTCGCCCCGGCGGTGCTGGCCACTTTCCTTACCGAGCGCGGTGTGGATGTGGAAATCGCAGACTACTTTATCGACACTGAAAAAACATACGATGCCGACATCGTGGGAATCTCATCGACTTTCATGGGGGTCGATGATGTAAAACAGATAGCAAACAAGGTTGAGATGGATAACCCCCGGGCTGTGATTATTCTAGGTGGGCCATTATCCTGGTCCGTTCCCCCCGATGAGATTTTAAAAATAGTTCCAGCCATAGATTACATAGTAATGCGCGAAGGTGAACAAACATTTTTGGAATTGATAAGGGCGATTGAAGTTGGGGCAGACACGAACCATATATCGGGGCTTGTCTACAAACGCGGGGGCAGCATTTTAAAAACAATTCCGAGACAGCCGGCACCATGTGAATCGATAAGACAGCCTGATTGGAAGCTGATGGGAATACCATCCACCAGGAGATTGCCTGTATTACCAGTGGAGGCCAGCCGCGGTTGTCCGTTCAACTGCGCCTATTGCTCGGAGGTCTCGTATTGGGATAAACCGGTTAGATACCGTAGCATCGAAAGTGTGGTGCAGGAATTGATTCGCAATGTCGTAGAATTAGGCATCCATACGTTCCGCTTTACCGACTCCTGTTTTTCAGCACCGCCAGAGAGATGTGCACAACTCTGTGACACCATATACGAGTCATGCGATAAGAATGGAATCGCCTTGAAGTGGTCGTCCTATGCGCGCATCAGCAGCCTGAACTATTCGCTGTTAGAGAAAATGAAACGTTCGGGTTGCGTAGCACTCGATATCGGTGTGGAGTCCGGGTCAACGGAAATGCTGCGCTCCATGGGCAGAAATTATGCTCCGGAGGCAGCATTAAAGATAGCTCGCTTTGCAAGAGAGCTTGGCATTATTACCAATTTTAATATCGTCGTTGGGTTCCCTGGCGAAACCCGGGACAGCATCATGCGCACCGCCGAGTTGATTGAAACGGCTGCCCCTGATACGTATGCCAGCTTTCTTTTTTATATGGCTCCCAACACGCGCGTGGACGGTGCGCACGAGCGCTTTCACATTGAAGGCCATGGTCTCAACTGGAAGCACGATACCATGTCCAGCGTCGAAGCTCAGGAAGGCATGCTGGCGCTGGATTCCTATGTTGGAAACTCTGCCAATTTCCCCGGCGGAGAATATTTTGCCTGTTATCTTTCGTCGCTTGGATATACAGTGGACGAAATAAGGGGGTTTTACCATGGCATAACGAATCTTGTAAAAACCCCGGATGATTCTAGCGCTCTGGCGACAGTGGGGCGAGTAGTAGAAAGTGTTCGCATATACTGGTAA